A region from the Corylus avellana chromosome ca7, CavTom2PMs-1.0 genome encodes:
- the LOC132188091 gene encoding uncharacterized protein LOC132188091, with protein MGFGPCFKCDECNFNLHEECAMPQSSAFHPFFRKCNFRFYENAPGFSARYCDACGKDVLGFVYQCLHEKAHDLHPCCMKLQRTLIGDGVTLHLRKKVSTKCLKCGSKKVSRGFRGWSYESDCGQYSYHVTCVKDLVLENWRRGYFDGNNTAWQITVPNQDIVQQTGESSSRMNVSKYWKMAKVALKLIISAIFGDPTTLIATLIQALLSN; from the coding sequence ATGGGGTTTGGGCCATGTTTCAAGTGCGACGAGTGCAATTTCAATCTTCACGAGGAGTGCGCAATGCCTCAATCCTCCGCTTTCCACCCCTTTTTCCGTAAGTGCAACTTCAGGTTCTATGAAAACGCACCTGGATTTAGTGCTAGATACTGTGATGCGTGTGGGAAAGATGTGCTAGGGTTTGTGTACCAATGCTTGCACGAGAAAGCACACGACCTTCACCCGTGTTGCATGAAGCTTCAACGTACCTTAATTGGTGATGGGGTGACACTACACCTTAGGAAAAAGGTCTCAACCAAGTGCCTAAAATGTGGAAGTAAGAAAGTCTCAAGGGGATTCAGAGGCTGGTCCTATGAATCGGATTGTGGCCAATACTCCTACCACGTGACATGTGTCAAGGACTTAGTCCTTGAAAATTGGAGGAGGGGTTATTTTGATGGAAATAACACAGCGTGGCAGATTACGGTTCCAAACCAAGATATAGTACAGCAAACAGGAGAAAGCTCAAGCAGAATGAATGTTAGCAAGTATTGGAAAATGGCAAAAGTGGCTCTCAAGCTCATTATTTCAGCCATCTTTGGGGATCCAACTACCCTGATTGCGACCCTTATCCAAGCTTTGCTTTCAAACTGA